From a single Chlamydia muridarum str. Nigg genomic region:
- a CDS encoding hemolysin family protein yields the protein MLYILLATIILFLFLGSAINRRVTTLAYGTDGIPVPPSSSRLLPLLCLLYGILGAPIYQYINTFFSIPLPIFWGTFLFLILVACKFLPSFYGCSKNWWGSQIPISTVKALEKCLMGLKKSSSTTIPQLPAPTPSNELSANISCLEDMIAREIMTPKADIFALPSEIPISQAFPLIIDEGYSRVPLFTKNIDDITGMVLVKDLLPVYYKDPHTTQPLSSIAYPPLYTPEIRRVSLLLQEFRQKRCHLAIVVNEYGFTEGLVSMEDIVEEIFGEIADEYDDQEDVHYKKVGNAWIVDGRMNISDAEEYFGLRIAHESSYDTLGGYVFHKLGAVPEKGMKIYYEDFAIDILSCSDRSVEKMKITPRKRKPLSRNNRF from the coding sequence ATGCTGTATATTCTGCTGGCTACCATTATTCTTTTCCTTTTTCTCGGCTCAGCAATAAATCGCAGGGTCACTACCTTAGCGTATGGAACTGATGGGATCCCAGTTCCCCCCTCCTCTTCTAGATTACTTCCTCTGCTTTGCCTACTTTATGGGATACTCGGAGCACCTATTTATCAGTATATCAATACTTTCTTCTCTATTCCCTTGCCTATTTTTTGGGGTACTTTCCTATTTTTAATCCTAGTAGCCTGTAAATTTTTACCCTCCTTTTATGGTTGTTCGAAAAACTGGTGGGGTTCCCAGATCCCAATTTCTACAGTTAAAGCTCTAGAAAAATGTCTGATGGGATTAAAAAAATCCTCATCAACTACAATTCCACAACTTCCTGCCCCAACACCATCCAACGAGCTATCCGCAAATATCTCTTGCCTTGAAGATATGATTGCTCGAGAAATTATGACCCCGAAAGCCGATATTTTCGCTTTACCAAGCGAAATCCCTATTTCTCAAGCTTTCCCCCTAATCATAGATGAGGGATATAGTCGCGTTCCTTTATTCACTAAAAATATCGATGACATTACAGGAATGGTTCTTGTGAAAGACCTACTCCCTGTGTATTATAAGGATCCACATACCACCCAACCACTATCATCCATCGCTTATCCTCCCTTGTATACTCCCGAAATCCGTCGCGTCTCTCTGCTTTTACAAGAATTTCGACAGAAACGTTGCCACTTAGCCATTGTTGTAAATGAATACGGATTCACAGAGGGTCTGGTTTCCATGGAAGACATTGTTGAAGAAATTTTCGGGGAAATTGCAGACGAATACGATGACCAAGAAGATGTTCACTACAAAAAAGTAGGTAATGCTTGGATTGTGGATGGACGAATGAACATTTCCGATGCCGAAGAATATTTTGGGCTGCGCATAGCACATGAGAGCAGTTACGACACTCTTGGCGGTTATGTTTTTCATAAGTTAGGCGCCGTCCCCGAGAAAGGAATGAAAATCTACTATGAAGATTTTGCTATCGATATTTTATCCTGCTCTGACCGCAGCGTAGAAAAGATGAAAATTACACCAAGAAAGCGAAAGCCTTTATCACGGAACAACCGATTCTAA
- the ybeY gene encoding rRNA maturation RNase YbeY yields MLILDRSSPQIFISNEQQDVDIDLQSVQRLVILFLELQKVSTDQVYIYFLSDAALAQLHDEQFSDPSLTDTITLPIDRPGIQSFPHVLGEAFVSPRAAMRFLGQYTEAQLYHEISRYVVHSLLHMLGYDDQTDEDKRIMREQEDSSLTFLAQNQALLHPTV; encoded by the coding sequence TTGCTTATTTTGGATCGATCTTCTCCTCAAATTTTTATTTCCAATGAACAACAGGACGTTGATATAGATTTACAATCTGTTCAGCGTCTTGTTATTTTGTTTTTGGAACTGCAAAAAGTCTCTACAGATCAGGTATACATTTATTTTTTGAGCGATGCCGCTCTTGCTCAGTTACACGATGAGCAATTTTCTGATCCCTCTCTCACAGACACTATCACTCTTCCGATAGATAGACCTGGCATCCAATCTTTCCCTCACGTCTTAGGAGAAGCTTTCGTTAGCCCTAGAGCGGCTATGCGATTCTTAGGGCAATACACAGAAGCCCAACTATACCATGAAATCTCCCGTTATGTAGTCCATTCCTTGCTACACATGCTAGGATACGATGATCAAACAGATGAAGATAAGCGTATTATGCGAGAACAAGAAGATTCTTCCCTAACCTTCTTAGCTCAGAACCAAGCACTGTTGCATCCTACTGTATAA
- the rplU gene encoding 50S ribosomal protein L21, giving the protein MEPYAVVQTGNKQYQVRKGDVIDVELLDGISEENKEVLFQEVLFVFDGEKASVGSPTVGNAVVKGELISFVRGEKVVAYKYKKRKNYHKKIGHRQNYLRVKICDLVM; this is encoded by the coding sequence ATGGAGCCTTACGCTGTAGTTCAGACTGGAAATAAGCAATACCAGGTTCGCAAAGGTGATGTTATAGACGTCGAATTGTTGGATGGTATTTCTGAAGAGAATAAAGAAGTCCTTTTTCAAGAGGTTTTGTTTGTTTTTGATGGAGAGAAAGCTTCCGTTGGTTCTCCAACAGTTGGCAACGCTGTGGTGAAAGGAGAGTTGATTTCTTTCGTTCGTGGGGAAAAGGTTGTGGCTTACAAGTACAAAAAACGTAAGAATTACCACAAGAAAATAGGTCATCGTCAAAATTACCTTCGGGTGAAGATTTGCGATTTGGTTATGTAA
- the rpmA gene encoding 50S ribosomal protein L27, producing the protein MAHKKGQGASRNGRDSESKRLGLKVGAGQRVSTGSILVRQRGTKWHPAVNVGRGKDDTLFALVDGIVVMKKTDRTYVSVIPQA; encoded by the coding sequence ATGGCACATAAGAAAGGTCAGGGAGCAAGCCGTAACGGTCGCGATTCCGAATCAAAGCGTCTTGGATTAAAAGTTGGCGCAGGGCAAAGAGTTTCTACTGGAAGCATTTTAGTTAGACAACGGGGAACCAAGTGGCATCCCGCAGTAAACGTTGGTAGAGGGAAAGACGATACATTATTTGCTTTAGTGGATGGTATCGTTGTAATGAAAAAAACAGATCGTACTTACGTTTCTGTTATACCTCAAGCTTAG
- a CDS encoding metal ABC transporter permease, whose translation MLMISILYSLFPPLLFPSLLAAFGASIAGGIVGSYIVVKRIVSISGSIAHSILGGVGIALWLQYQFDLPISPLHGAIASAIFVAICIGNVHLKYHEREDSIISMIWSIGMAVGMLCISKLPSFNSDLADFLFGNILWVTSRDLYFLGILDLLIVATVSICHTRFLALCFDEKYMALNRYSIKAWYFLLLILTAITTVVLMYVMGVILMLSMLVLPVSIACRFSYKMSSIIFTASILNICCSFLGIILAYILDLPVGPIIAILMGIAYSLSLLLKRSCNTSTPSPVSPESKINS comes from the coding sequence ATGCTCATGATCTCTATTCTCTATTCCCTATTCCCTCCTCTTCTGTTTCCCTCTCTGTTAGCAGCTTTTGGAGCTTCTATTGCCGGAGGAATCGTAGGGTCTTATATTGTAGTGAAACGCATTGTATCTATTAGTGGAAGCATAGCGCACTCGATTCTAGGAGGAGTTGGTATTGCTTTATGGCTTCAATATCAATTTGATCTCCCTATCTCCCCCTTGCACGGAGCTATTGCTAGCGCTATCTTTGTGGCTATCTGTATTGGGAATGTCCATCTGAAATATCATGAACGCGAAGACTCTATTATTTCCATGATTTGGTCTATCGGTATGGCCGTAGGGATGTTATGTATATCTAAACTCCCTTCTTTTAACTCAGATCTTGCAGACTTTCTTTTTGGAAATATTCTTTGGGTAACTTCGAGAGATCTGTACTTTCTTGGGATCCTAGATCTACTCATTGTTGCAACTGTATCGATTTGTCATACCCGATTCTTAGCCTTATGCTTTGATGAGAAATACATGGCGTTAAATCGCTATTCCATAAAAGCTTGGTATTTCTTGCTACTTATCCTAACGGCCATCACAACAGTCGTTCTCATGTACGTAATGGGAGTAATTTTAATGTTAAGTATGCTAGTTCTCCCCGTATCAATAGCCTGTCGCTTTTCTTATAAAATGAGCAGCATTATCTTCACCGCATCTATTTTAAATATCTGCTGCTCATTTCTAGGAATTATTCTGGCCTATATCTTGGATCTACCAGTTGGACCTATTATAGCGATCCTAATGGGAATAGCCTATTCGCTAAGTTTACTTTTAAAAAGATCGTGTAATACATCCACGCCTTCTCCAGTAAGTCCTGAAAGCAAAATAAACTCTTGA
- a CDS encoding DUF502 domain-containing protein has translation MKKHFITGLVILLPLAITIAVVGMIMNFLTQPFVGMASDLFEKFSFYAKYKSVLRFVLQIVLLFGLFFTTVLLGFLARLMIFKSLLSVYDKILHRIPIIKTVYKAAQQVMTTIFGSKSGSFKQVVMVPFPNKGVLCIGLVAGDAPTTCSQDVNDPMITVFIPTTPNPTSGFLTLFKKSDITFLDMKIEDAFKYVISCGVLNSDPCASSPFINPKS, from the coding sequence ATGAAAAAGCATTTTATTACTGGCCTAGTTATTCTCCTTCCTCTAGCGATCACCATCGCTGTTGTGGGGATGATCATGAATTTTCTTACACAACCTTTTGTGGGCATGGCATCTGATTTATTCGAAAAATTTAGTTTCTATGCTAAATATAAATCCGTTCTTAGATTTGTCTTGCAAATCGTGCTCTTATTCGGACTTTTCTTCACAACAGTCCTCCTTGGGTTTCTCGCTCGCCTCATGATTTTCAAATCTTTACTATCCGTGTACGATAAAATCCTCCATAGAATTCCGATTATCAAAACAGTATATAAGGCTGCTCAACAGGTCATGACCACCATCTTTGGCTCCAAGTCAGGATCTTTCAAACAAGTCGTTATGGTCCCATTCCCCAACAAAGGGGTACTATGCATAGGCCTAGTGGCAGGAGATGCTCCAACAACATGCTCTCAGGACGTCAATGACCCCATGATTACTGTATTCATTCCAACCACTCCAAACCCTACCTCAGGATTTTTGACTCTATTCAAAAAATCTGACATTACTTTTTTAGATATGAAAATTGAAGACGCATTCAAATACGTGATCTCTTGTGGAGTATTAAATTCGGACCCCTGTGCTTCTTCTCCATTCATAAACCCCAAATCCTAA
- a CDS encoding small basic protein: MSRHRSYGKSIKGETKRNVLKRFERIEVLRKLGRWDDATAKKATGLLKTPVIK, encoded by the coding sequence ATGTCTAGACATCGTAGTTACGGAAAATCCATTAAGGGAGAAACCAAAAGAAACGTTCTTAAACGTTTTGAGCGCATTGAAGTGTTACGTAAATTAGGACGCTGGGATGACGCTACTGCTAAAAAAGCCACAGGACTTCTGAAGACTCCTGTAATTAAATAG
- a CDS encoding metal ABC transporter ATP-binding protein, translated as MTKQLILENVSFRYGKTGPWIVDHVSCEVHSGDFIGIIGPNGGGKTTLTQLMLGLLQPVCGKIFTCFTQENRPLSIGWVPQHFAYDAAFPITVKETVLSGRLATLPWYGRYTKKDHDAAEEALHTVDLLEYKDSCFSHLSGGQIQRVLLARALSARPKFLLLDEPTANIDPSNQQKILQILSDLNKHCTILMITHDLHHTAGCFNRVFFMNKKLTALADTTTISERFCCNTFGKCS; from the coding sequence ATGACAAAACAACTGATACTAGAAAATGTGTCTTTTCGCTATGGGAAGACTGGCCCCTGGATTGTTGACCATGTTTCTTGCGAAGTTCATTCCGGGGATTTTATTGGAATTATTGGTCCTAATGGGGGTGGGAAAACGACTCTTACTCAACTCATGCTTGGGTTATTGCAACCCGTATGCGGGAAAATTTTCACATGCTTCACACAAGAGAATCGTCCTTTATCCATAGGTTGGGTCCCTCAACATTTTGCCTATGATGCAGCATTTCCTATTACCGTTAAGGAAACAGTTCTTTCTGGAAGGCTAGCCACTCTTCCATGGTATGGCCGCTACACAAAAAAGGATCATGATGCTGCTGAAGAAGCCCTTCATACGGTAGATCTGTTAGAGTACAAGGACTCCTGTTTCTCCCACCTATCTGGAGGACAAATCCAGCGAGTTCTTCTAGCTAGAGCTTTATCTGCTCGTCCAAAATTTCTTCTATTGGATGAACCCACAGCAAATATTGATCCCTCTAATCAACAAAAAATTCTACAAATCCTTTCGGACCTAAATAAACACTGCACAATTCTCATGATCACTCATGATTTACACCACACTGCAGGGTGTTTCAATAGAGTATTTTTCATGAATAAAAAATTAACCGCTTTAGCAGATACTACAACAATTTCGGAAAGGTTCTGCTGCAACACTTTTGGTAAATGCTCATGA
- a CDS encoding metal ABC transporter solute-binding protein, Zn/Mn family, whose product MRLLILLLFSFGIIYSHGDEIPTQKQVLVSIVPYKFLVEQISGDTCQVFSIVMGNRDPHNYELPPKYIEKIRQADLWFRIGEGFERTCERIVSCKQVDLAANIDKIMNGSCCQRFLNFDTHTWLSPKNLKIQIESIAEALIAIAPEHADLYRKNCSLLQDQLDLLDQKVSSIVSQSSQRNVLVAHGAFAYFCRDYGFVQHTIERSNHSELSPKDIVRVEQTIRDHNLHSVVLLKHAGKRSSAALVRKFNMTPVLLDPYAEDVFSNLIAIATAFADL is encoded by the coding sequence ATGCGCTTACTCATTTTACTCCTCTTTTCTTTTGGAATCATCTACTCTCATGGGGATGAGATTCCTACTCAAAAGCAGGTTTTGGTTAGCATTGTTCCCTATAAATTTCTTGTGGAACAAATCTCTGGAGATACATGCCAAGTATTTTCCATAGTCATGGGTAATCGTGACCCCCATAACTATGAGCTCCCTCCTAAATATATAGAAAAAATACGCCAAGCCGATCTTTGGTTTCGTATTGGGGAAGGATTTGAAAGAACTTGTGAGCGGATTGTTTCTTGTAAACAGGTAGACCTCGCAGCCAATATCGATAAAATAATGAATGGATCCTGTTGCCAACGGTTCCTTAATTTCGATACTCACACCTGGTTAAGCCCTAAAAATCTAAAAATTCAAATTGAATCTATTGCAGAAGCATTAATTGCTATAGCTCCAGAACATGCGGATTTATATCGTAAAAATTGCTCCTTACTTCAAGACCAACTTGATCTTTTAGATCAAAAAGTTTCTTCTATTGTTTCCCAATCATCTCAGCGTAACGTCTTAGTTGCTCATGGAGCGTTTGCCTATTTTTGTAGAGACTATGGCTTCGTACAACATACTATCGAACGATCTAATCACTCAGAATTATCACCTAAAGACATCGTTCGTGTAGAACAAACTATTCGTGATCATAATTTACACTCCGTTGTTTTACTAAAACATGCGGGGAAACGTAGTAGCGCCGCTTTAGTGCGAAAGTTCAATATGACGCCTGTTTTATTGGATCCTTATGCAGAAGATGTCTTCAGTAATTTAATAGCTATCGCAACGGCCTTCGCAGATTTATGA
- the obgE gene encoding GTPase ObgE — protein MFVDQITLELRAGKGGNGVVAWRKEKYLPKGGPYGGNGGNGGSILIEAVTNMYSFEEYRNLRFLKAGDGQAGASNNRTGKNGKDFVLKVPEGTLLRDAETGELIHDFTKDGERIVVCQGGRGGKGNVFFKTSTNRAPTKATPGKPGEIRLVELELKLIADIGLVGFPNAGKSTLFNTLARTEVKVGAYPFTTLHPSLGLVHQEGYLYQKPWIMADIPGIIEGASQNRGLGLDFLRHIERTRLLLFVVDISGIERSSPEKDLQILIGELLAYKEDLKNKSMVIALNKIDQLLPDEREERLALLKQQFPDQEFILLSGLTGEGVDVLHDLFKSKLSE, from the coding sequence ATGTTTGTTGATCAAATTACTTTAGAGTTACGCGCAGGGAAAGGCGGTAATGGTGTTGTAGCTTGGAGAAAGGAAAAGTATCTCCCCAAAGGAGGCCCTTATGGCGGTAATGGAGGGAATGGTGGCTCTATCCTTATCGAGGCTGTTACGAACATGTATTCGTTCGAGGAATACCGTAACCTTCGTTTTCTTAAAGCAGGTGATGGTCAAGCTGGGGCTAGTAATAATCGCACGGGAAAAAATGGCAAAGATTTCGTTTTAAAAGTTCCTGAAGGGACTCTCTTACGAGATGCTGAGACTGGCGAGCTAATACACGATTTCACTAAGGATGGGGAGCGTATTGTTGTTTGCCAGGGTGGTAGAGGAGGTAAAGGAAACGTGTTCTTTAAAACCTCTACTAACCGAGCTCCAACAAAAGCGACTCCAGGTAAGCCTGGAGAGATTCGTTTAGTTGAATTGGAACTTAAACTTATAGCTGATATTGGTCTTGTCGGGTTCCCTAATGCTGGGAAATCCACTTTGTTTAATACCCTTGCGCGAACAGAAGTTAAAGTGGGCGCCTATCCATTTACAACATTACACCCTTCTTTAGGGTTGGTTCATCAAGAAGGATATCTTTATCAAAAGCCTTGGATCATGGCAGATATTCCCGGTATTATTGAAGGAGCTTCTCAAAATCGGGGATTGGGATTAGACTTCCTTCGTCATATTGAGCGTACGCGATTGTTGTTGTTTGTAGTGGACATCTCTGGGATAGAAAGAAGCTCTCCTGAAAAAGATCTTCAAATCTTGATAGGGGAACTCTTAGCTTATAAAGAAGATCTCAAGAATAAAAGTATGGTAATTGCTTTAAATAAGATTGACCAACTATTACCCGATGAGCGCGAGGAACGCTTAGCTCTTTTAAAACAACAGTTTCCAGATCAAGAGTTTATTTTGCTTTCAGGACTTACTGGAGAAGGCGTGGATGTATTACACGATCTTTTTAAAAGTAAACTTAGCGAATAG
- a CDS encoding polymorphic outer membrane protein middle domain-containing protein: MRLPSYHLQTESLVEGATEEDQNQPNSQNTSSGGGAFYNSQQGPLSFINDPDKDSSLTLSKIRVIGEGGAIYSKGPLSITGLKKLALKENLSQKAGGAICAESTISISSVDSIIFSKNTVTPPAANKPELPNDPSGSNGNDGSDDSNSSGNTDSNESNPNNSASNNTGSENELSSSTPSAQLPNPATPFLSSVSTNSQPIDTEPENAWHAESGSGGAIYSKGKLSIASSKEVVFDHNSATKNGGAIFGEEEIALEKIASLKFDSNTTGEKGGAIHAKTVTLSDIKNTLIFVNNTAKTPEENSLKSSQLNNQNPSEEEHQDTSEGEESQSLETSPITNQDSASSHVAIFRSIAASSSQSNSENIPNADGSTSAGGDAGSSSQPSTPGSDSSINHVIGGGAIYGEAVKIENLSGYGTFSNNNAVDHQISGSTSDVLGGAIYAKTSLTIDSGNSSGTITFSENTTSSKSTTGQVAGGAIFSPSVTITTPVTFSKNSAINATTSSKKDTFGGAIGAISTVSLSKGARFSENIADLGSAIGLVPTTQDAETVQLTTGSYYFEKNKALKRATVYAPIVSIKAHTATFDQNISAEEGSAIYFTKEATIESLGSVLFTGNLVTPIQSTTVLTSGNTSKYGAAIFGQIANASGSQTDNLPLKLIASGGNISFRNNEYRPDATNTGQSTFCSIAGDIKLTMQAAEGKVISFFDAIRTSTKKTGTLASAYDTLDINKSNDSGSINSAFTGTIMFSSELHENKSYIPQNVVLHSGSLILKANTELHVLSFDQKEGSSLIMEPGSVLSNQDIADGSLVVNSLTIDLSSVGRNSASGDNIFMPPELRIVDTSTNSGNSSSTPPSSNTPPNSTPTAQAPISKNFAATTTTPTTPPTTGNIVFLNGVIKLIDPNGTFFQNPALGSDQKISLLVLPSDQTKLQAQKVVLTGDISPKKGYTGTLTLDPQQLQNGVIQALWTFKSYRQWAYIPRDNHFYANSILGSQMSMATVKQGLINDKLNLARFDEVAYNNLWISGLGTMLSQRGGQRSEEMTYYSRGASVALDAKPTQDLIIGAAFSKMIGRSKSLKLERNYTHKGSEYSYQASVYGGSPFYLTINKEAGRSLPLLLQGVISYGYIKHDTVTHYPTIRELNKGEWEDLGWLTALRVSSILKTPKQGDSKRITVYGEVEYSSIRQKQFTETEYDPRYFSNCTYRNLAVPVGLALEGEFKGNDILMYNRFSVAYMPSIYRNSPVCKYQVLSSGEGGEIVCGVPTRNSSRAEYSTQLYLGPLWTLYGSYTLEADAHTLANMINCGARMTF; the protein is encoded by the coding sequence ATGCGCCTCCCCTCTTACCATCTACAAACAGAATCATTAGTAGAAGGGGCTACAGAAGAAGATCAAAATCAACCGAACTCTCAAAATACATCTAGTGGCGGCGGAGCATTTTATAACTCTCAACAAGGACCTTTATCCTTTATCAATGATCCCGATAAAGACAGTTCTCTCACCTTATCAAAAATTCGAGTAATAGGAGAGGGTGGTGCCATTTACTCGAAAGGACCATTAAGCATAACAGGTCTTAAAAAATTAGCTTTAAAAGAAAACTTATCCCAAAAGGCTGGAGGAGCTATTTGTGCAGAATCCACTATTTCAATAAGTAGTGTAGATTCTATCATTTTTTCTAAGAATACAGTCACTCCTCCAGCTGCCAATAAACCTGAACTCCCTAACGATCCCTCTGGGAGTAATGGTAATGATGGTTCTGATGACAGTAACTCCTCAGGTAATACTGACTCAAATGAAAGCAACCCTAACAACAGCGCTTCTAATAACACTGGCTCTGAAAATGAGCTTTCTTCCAGTACCCCATCCGCACAACTTCCCAATCCCGCAACACCATTTTTATCATCTGTTTCTACAAACTCTCAACCTATAGACACAGAACCAGAAAATGCATGGCATGCTGAATCAGGGTCTGGAGGAGCTATCTATTCTAAAGGCAAGCTTTCTATCGCAAGCTCTAAAGAAGTAGTCTTCGATCACAACTCGGCCACCAAAAATGGAGGAGCTATCTTCGGAGAGGAAGAAATTGCTCTCGAAAAAATAGCGTCTCTGAAATTCGATTCCAACACTACCGGTGAAAAAGGTGGGGCTATTCATGCGAAAACAGTTACACTATCTGATATCAAAAACACTTTGATTTTCGTTAATAATACGGCTAAAACACCGGAAGAAAACTCTCTAAAATCTTCTCAACTAAACAACCAAAATCCTTCCGAAGAAGAGCACCAAGATACTAGTGAGGGTGAAGAAAGCCAGTCTCTTGAAACGTCACCTATAACTAATCAAGACTCTGCATCCTCTCATGTAGCCATTTTCCGTTCTATAGCAGCATCCTCCTCTCAATCTAATAGCGAAAATATCCCTAATGCAGATGGGTCTACATCTGCTGGGGGAGACGCAGGAAGCTCTTCACAACCATCGACACCAGGATCCGATTCTTCGATAAATCATGTGATTGGAGGAGGAGCTATCTATGGAGAGGCAGTCAAAATCGAGAACCTCTCTGGATATGGAACATTCTCCAACAATAACGCTGTTGATCATCAAATTTCTGGATCTACATCCGATGTTTTAGGAGGAGCTATCTATGCTAAAACATCACTAACTATCGATAGCGGGAACTCTAGTGGAACCATTACATTCTCTGAAAATACCACTTCTTCCAAATCTACAACAGGACAGGTTGCTGGAGGAGCCATCTTCTCCCCTAGTGTAACCATCACCACACCAGTGACCTTTTCTAAAAACTCTGCGATAAATGCCACAACCAGTTCTAAAAAGGATACCTTTGGGGGAGCTATCGGTGCAATCTCTACAGTTTCTCTATCCAAAGGAGCTCGATTCTCAGAAAATATTGCCGATCTTGGATCTGCTATTGGATTAGTACCTACTACACAAGATGCAGAAACTGTTCAGCTAACAACAGGTTCTTACTATTTTGAAAAGAATAAAGCACTAAAACGAGCAACTGTTTACGCTCCTATCGTATCTATCAAAGCTCATACCGCAACATTCGATCAAAATATCTCTGCAGAAGAAGGAAGCGCGATTTATTTCACTAAAGAAGCCACCATTGAGTCTTTGGGATCCGTTCTTTTTACAGGGAACTTGGTAACCCCAATACAAAGCACAACAGTGTTAACTTCTGGAAACACCTCAAAATACGGGGCTGCTATTTTTGGACAAATAGCGAATGCAAGCGGATCTCAAACTGATAACCTCCCCCTCAAACTGATCGCTTCTGGAGGGAATATCAGCTTCCGAAATAACGAATACCGTCCAGATGCCACTAATACTGGACAATCTACTTTCTGTAGTATCGCTGGAGATATTAAATTAACCATGCAGGCTGCAGAAGGCAAAGTAATCAGTTTCTTTGATGCTATACGAACTTCCACTAAGAAAACAGGAACTCTGGCCTCTGCTTATGACACACTAGATATCAATAAATCGAATGATTCAGGGTCCATAAATTCAGCCTTTACAGGGACCATTATGTTCTCCTCTGAATTACATGAGAACAAATCCTATATTCCACAAAACGTAGTCTTACACAGTGGCTCTCTCATATTGAAAGCAAATACGGAACTTCATGTGCTTTCGTTTGATCAGAAAGAAGGCTCTTCTCTTATTATGGAACCTGGATCTGTTCTTTCAAATCAAGATATTGCTGATGGTTCTTTAGTAGTAAATAGTCTTACCATTGATTTATCGAGTGTTGGAAGAAACAGTGCCTCTGGAGACAATATCTTCATGCCTCCAGAATTAAGAATCGTAGATACCTCTACAAATTCTGGAAACAGCTCTTCTACCCCGCCCTCATCGAATACACCACCAAACTCAACTCCGACAGCACAAGCTCCTATTTCCAAAAATTTTGCTGCCACAACCACGACACCAACAACACCTCCGACAACAGGGAACATCGTTTTCCTTAACGGAGTTATTAAACTGATTGATCCGAATGGGACATTTTTCCAAAACCCTGCATTAGGATCTGACCAAAAAATCTCTCTACTAGTACTCCCTTCAGATCAAACAAAACTCCAAGCTCAGAAAGTTGTGCTAACAGGAGACATCTCTCCTAAGAAAGGATACACAGGAACATTAACTCTTGATCCTCAACAATTACAAAATGGAGTAATCCAAGCTTTATGGACATTCAAATCCTACAGACAGTGGGCCTATATTCCTAGGGATAATCACTTTTATGCCAACTCGATTCTGGGATCCCAAATGTCTATGGCTACTGTCAAACAAGGATTAATCAATGATAAATTGAATCTTGCTCGCTTTGATGAGGTTGCTTACAATAATTTGTGGATATCAGGACTAGGAACCATGCTCTCTCAAAGAGGAGGCCAGCGATCAGAGGAAATGACTTATTACAGTAGAGGAGCTTCTGTTGCTTTAGATGCGAAACCTACCCAAGATTTGATCATTGGAGCAGCATTTAGTAAAATGATCGGAAGAAGCAAATCTTTGAAACTAGAGCGTAACTACACCCACAAGGGATCGGAATATTCCTACCAAGCATCGGTTTATGGAGGTAGTCCTTTCTATCTTACAATTAACAAAGAAGCAGGCCGATCCCTCCCTCTCTTATTACAAGGGGTTATCTCCTACGGATACATCAAACACGATACAGTTACCCACTATCCTACAATTCGTGAATTAAACAAAGGAGAGTGGGAAGACTTAGGATGGTTGACCGCTCTTCGAGTCTCTTCCATCTTAAAAACACCTAAACAAGGAGACTCCAAACGCATTACTGTTTACGGAGAAGTTGAATATTCTAGCATCCGTCAAAAACAATTTACGGAAACGGAATATGATCCTCGTTACTTCAGTAACTGCACCTATAGAAACTTAGCAGTTCCTGTAGGATTAGCCTTAGAGGGAGAATTCAAAGGTAACGATATTTTGATGTACAACAGATTCTCTGTAGCTTACATGCCATCCATCTATCGAAACTCTCCAGTATGCAAGTACCAAGTACTCTCATCTGGAGAAGGTGGAGAAATCGTCTGTGGTGTTCCCACCAGAAACTCCTCTCGAGCAGAATATAGTACGCAGTTATACCTTGGTCCTCTATGGACTTTATATGGATCCTACACATTAGAAGCGGACGCTCACACGTTAGCCAATATGATTAACTGTGGGGCTCGCATGACATTCTAA